A single region of the Chitinispirillales bacterium genome encodes:
- a CDS encoding class I SAM-dependent methyltransferase has translation MQFSSDVEVSNPKTYWESVARTKEFTTPFQANIFKKHVKKDAYILDVGCGYGRTLNELYDNGYKNSTGADFSEKMLERGRAAYPHLRFETMKQSEIKYPENTFDAVILLALLTCIIRDDEQIKLLNEVKRVLKPDAVIYINDFLLNSDERNVTRYKEYERKYKTYGVFELPQEVTLRHHSKEWVKDSLQIFKELEFEEMEYTTMNNNKSNGYYYFGKKQ, from the coding sequence ATGCAATTTTCATCGGATGTGGAAGTGTCGAATCCCAAAACATACTGGGAAAGTGTTGCGCGGACAAAAGAGTTTACCACCCCGTTTCAGGCGAATATTTTCAAAAAGCATGTAAAAAAAGACGCATATATTTTGGATGTCGGCTGCGGATACGGACGAACATTGAACGAATTATACGATAACGGATATAAAAACAGTACGGGAGCGGACTTCTCTGAAAAAATGCTTGAAAGAGGAAGAGCCGCATATCCGCATTTACGGTTTGAAACAATGAAACAATCAGAAATAAAGTATCCCGAAAATACTTTTGACGCGGTTATTCTTTTGGCGCTGCTTACCTGTATAATCCGAGACGACGAACAGATTAAACTGCTTAACGAAGTTAAGAGAGTGTTGAAGCCCGACGCAGTAATATATATAAACGATTTTTTATTAAACAGCGACGAAAGAAACGTAACACGATATAAGGAATACGAACGCAAGTATAAAACTTACGGAGTATTTGAACTGCCTCAAGAAGTAACGTTGCGGCATCATAGTAAAGAATGGGTTAAGGACAGTCTGCAAATATTCAAAGAGTTGGAATTTGAGGAAATGGAATATACAACGATGAACAATAATAAATCAAACGGATATTATTATTTCGGAAAGAAACAGTGA
- a CDS encoding site-specific DNA-methyltransferase codes for MNSNYFSEILKISNPYLKEEFSKEQIESLLLKTEILNNLIDNKEIIRKWTDIYTDFVKNEYQNEYENTDEKLIDYLNEKDGIKIIWGNCLDVLKGMKSESIHLMITSPPYYNAREYSQWKNINDYLDDMRMVIREAYRVLDNHRVFVFNVGDIFDNDNVKTTSVWGKRRIPLGAYFTKIFEEEGWTFVDDFIWDKGEVQSERHKNGDKPYPFYQYPMNCYEHIFVFHKHRDDKTKFPCPVCGTLKVNGNAYSEIGLKSWECKNLECFERSPANRGKRFSLKTIMTQGRQNDVFSIDNDFIKKWRKDIVKINPVIKINNKGENVLGHTAPFPFEIPEFAIKMFSYPNEFVLDPFAGSFTSVIAAKKLGRIGIGIELNKKMFREAGIKNIYNNFSGIFDDSQIKLSEFDFSGENK; via the coding sequence ATGAATAGTAATTATTTCTCAGAAATATTAAAAATCAGTAATCCTTATCTCAAGGAAGAGTTTTCAAAAGAACAGATAGAAAGTCTGCTTTTAAAAACCGAAATACTAAATAATTTAATCGATAATAAAGAAATAATAAGAAAATGGACGGATATTTATACCGATTTTGTGAAAAACGAGTATCAAAACGAATACGAAAATACCGATGAAAAATTAATTGATTATTTGAACGAAAAAGACGGCATAAAAATAATTTGGGGAAACTGCCTTGATGTACTGAAAGGAATGAAATCCGAATCGATTCATTTGATGATTACTTCTCCTCCGTATTACAACGCGAGAGAATATTCCCAATGGAAAAACATCAACGATTATTTAGACGACATGCGTATGGTTATTCGCGAGGCGTATCGAGTTTTGGACAATCATCGGGTTTTTGTTTTTAATGTAGGCGATATTTTTGACAACGACAATGTCAAAACGACTTCGGTCTGGGGAAAACGCCGTATCCCGCTTGGCGCATATTTCACTAAAATATTTGAAGAAGAAGGATGGACATTCGTCGATGATTTCATTTGGGACAAAGGCGAAGTACAAAGCGAAAGACATAAAAACGGCGATAAACCATACCCGTTTTACCAGTATCCGATGAATTGTTACGAGCATATTTTTGTGTTTCATAAACACAGAGACGACAAAACAAAATTTCCTTGTCCTGTCTGCGGAACTTTGAAAGTTAACGGGAACGCATATTCGGAAATCGGGTTGAAGAGCTGGGAATGCAAAAACCTTGAATGCTTTGAACGAAGTCCGGCAAACAGAGGGAAGCGATTTTCACTCAAAACAATTATGACGCAAGGGCGACAAAACGATGTTTTTTCTATCGACAACGATTTCATAAAAAAATGGAGAAAGGACATAGTAAAAATAAATCCGGTAATAAAAATCAACAACAAAGGCGAGAACGTTTTAGGACACACGGCGCCGTTTCCTTTTGAAATTCCAGAATTTGCGATAAAAATGTTTTCATATCCGAACGAGTTTGTTTTAGATCCGTTCGCAGGAAGTTTTACTTCCGTGATTGCGGCAAAAAAATTAGGCAGAATTGGAATTGGAATTGAATTGAACAAAAAAATGTTTCGCGAAGCGGGGATTAAAAATATATACAATAATTTTTCCGGAATTTTTGATGATTCGCAAATTAAACTTTCAGAATTTGATTTTTCAGGAGAAAATAAATGA